The DNA region taatgtttattagacgtgtacgtctaattccgcataaacaccacgtgttagatgtgtgtttgattagacgtgagcatccacttgctcatgacgtaaaaacgtctaacgtctattagacgtgtccgtctaatcgcgtaggtataacacctcaacatatagacttagatgtatagattatgagcaaaaatacgtctaagtacacattgtttcttttagacactcttgtctaattagaccaattaaggatattcgtctagagagtatctttacttccaaagtaattttccttCTCATTATGGACATACAAGTTGTGATAAATAATTtctgtggtccaaagaccaaaaacatttttaacaaataaaaacatttattcttccagaatggcaaatgccattgttgatcttccaagctgtgtactcagaggagtactcttctagcttccttcctgcaatcctcctgcatcacctacaaaataaactatttacatattttgctacccatactcaattgggtcatcgatcaattagtcccttagaaatccatatttgagttattctgatggacttcccattttgtgttgtgattaatgcataagattttgacttagtagatgactttctgctagccactgatcctttaacttttgaagaaagttttcttataaaattccttgacttagagtcaggttttagatttccaGAATTATTggctttttctagcttattcttaagccagctaacagtcggcggaacataaactatttcatttttgaaggCAACTTCTTCATgtataggatcagattcaatgtcagtcacactttctttgacaaaacttattggcttaagtttgtcatatggttttgactttttgcatgacaagttagggtcattgctatcaaatcccaatccggataaGAAGACactcatgtattttttttctcatcagCTCATTGTCCTCTTCTTCTTTGACCTCTTACCCTAATATCTCGGCCAACCACTAATATCCTTTATTACCAATAATATCCTTTATTACCTAATAGAaatctcatatttattaatctAGTGACCTCACTTTTGTACCTAACCATCACAAAATTATCAACCATCATCTCATCATATCACTAACCTCTTTATCCCCTCTTTTTTGGTAAACCAAAAATCTCATTCATATAATTAactactaatattttttttaatccaatgaacctctcattattaatattgtgaCCTCATTTCGAATATTTTTTACTTCAATGATCTCATATTATTATCGCAACCTCTTTACCATCTAATCTCGTTTTTATCTCATTACGTGTGATCGAtgagttttaattataattttgtctATGAATACactatatttttgtaaaatataagtataaaaaatataaatataaatatatatatatatatatatatatatttatgagaaatgattggaatatgaattttaaaaagagaATGAGTGATGAAATAACGTGAAGCCATCTTCTCTACCTATCTCAATTACTCTCCAATTTTCATCTCATATCActcctttatatttatatatataactatttataaaaaaaaaatctattaagaaaatataaatgttacaaaaactaaattgagaaaaaaattaataaaataataatgtatcaaataaatatgaagacaaataaaaatattaatataaaaatatgacaaataataataaaacataaatttaattgtatttaaataagttgttatataatatatttatatatatatatatatatatatattaaaaataattaatataaataaaaatagacttatatatacaattatttattaaaataatataaaataaagttaaaagaattggtataacttatatttatactcgttataaaaaaacattgatccaagttatatatatatatatatatatatatatatatatatatatatttatatatattacacattcacacacctcttatcattcgacaaaccaaccaccaatctaaATCAATCTTTAATCTTGTGACATCACGATCCTTTGGTACCTACTTTTTATACCTCAACATATCACATCATAGTCAACTcacaatttgattaattaaatatttgatgagTTTTATATGCAttcgttatttttttttttgttaactaataaaatttcatattttaaatttattttaatttattgtaaattaaattttaaatagatttatatatatatatattgtacaaaaaatattaaagttataaatattaaatagaaaataataatgtatctaataaatatgaagactattaaaaatattaatataaaaatgtgacaaacaataataaaaaaaattatatttaaataggttgtttatatataatatataatttaatagattataaaataattaatacaaataaaattatatatatatatataagtatttattaaaaaatataaatgactttttatatatattattttttaagtttaataattaattacacattcattaattttttatacatatttttttatttcttattaaatgagaaaataataattaaagaaaaaatatggtATAATACATGATTCATAATTCATGATCGTATAATACAATCTAAGTATCCATCTTTTTTCTCACATATCCAAATTCATAACCATCTTCCAACTTAGATACTACAAGCTTTTAGGTTCCTTACTCATGGtttaaatttaagtatatatatatatatatatatatatatatatatatatattataatttaatattataatttattattaaatatattctaaatttaataatttatatttatatatatattgatgtgtttaaatgaatatttttatataatttaataattttcataaatatttactcaatactaattaattttaaagatattaataattataatacacTAAAtcgaaaatttaataaaacttattaCAATTAGGTCATTTTAAATGATTGACaaacttgttaaaaatataGTTGACATCTCATATTACCTTAAATTTGACTACACCACACCTAACACAAATTatgatacttaataagttattGATATAAGTTCAAAAACATAGATAACTTATCAAGATTATAATTTATGGGagatgtaataaaaaaaaattattgtcaaaaattttaaataagatcagtgtaatattatttattattaattttaaattatatgttttcacACATTATTGGAGATTAACACTCAGCCATTATCACAAAACATGTAAAGGAGATTACAATTTCATTTCTTTGTTGTAGTTTTTAagatagtgttttttttttccgatTATACACTCCatcaaaaattgaataatataacatttttatcattttgattttaatttcaGATGGGTAGTTTTAAAACATAGTATTGAAAGAAAATGAACAAGATAGTTCAATAAAATTGTGTATCATGTCCATTTCAAATAGaataaatcttattatttttttatgtaaaaccaTTGTTCATAGCTTGTATTCTTTgtaatataacaaattttatgactgctttattttgtaaacatgaaataaataaataaataaataaataaaatatgaaaactgATCGATCTTATGGGGCCATGCTCCACTCCTGATCTGAACCCTCTGATCTCCTCCACCAACTCAAACAATTAGTTGGTTTGAAAAAGACTTTCCCAATATCAATATCATAGCCGATTAAGAAGTTCATTTGTAAAAAGTTTCCAAATATGGCCGCATTATTAGAGGGTGACATTGTCAAAAACAAATAACCATTTGCTGAACTGAAAGTGCTCGTACTTGGTAAAGTTAAGTTAGCACCACCTTGAAAATGGAAGGTAACAAAGGGAATACTGATTTTCTTGTTGTTTACATAGGAAAGAATCCATGGAATATCTGGCACTTGAATTTATTCAGCATGAATCGACCTTTTAAGTTCATCCTTAAGAGTTTGGTAAATATTGGTCGGTAAAGAAGTTATTGGCGTGCCTGAGTCTATTATGATGTTACCCTCCTCAATAATATCAACTCCCCCTTCTTCCATGGATCTGTTTAATCTTGTGAACGGAATTCTCTTATTGTTTACGCTGATTGCTTCCAATGTGAGATAATATAATGGTGAAGAAGGCTTGGTGACCAAGGGGGTGGACACCACTCCGCGCCCAGACACGATCGCTCTAGTGCCGAAGTTGAGCTTGCTACCTAAATTTCTTAAGGTGAACTTTCTTCTTACATTTCGTTTTGAATGAGATACTAGGCAGTATGAGAACTTTCTACCCAAAGATTCGCGAAGCTGACCAATGAACGAGAGAGGCCCACTTCCAAGTCCAAACACACCGGAGGAAACTTTTTCAATACTCATGCTATTTTTGTAATTCCCACACCCATAAACCATATTCGGGAACGAAGTGCGACCCAATTTGTATGTCTCCAAGGCTAGTTCTCCCGAACTGCTTGCCTTGCCAACATAGGATGATATATTATATCTACATTCTGATTCCCGGAGATCATTACAAACACGATCTTCCCCCAAATCCTTACATTGATCCGAGCCACATGATCATACCTTATAAGAAGATGACTTTTTGGAATTAAACATGATTTGCTCTTGCTCGTGACAATTCACACATGGGAGGCACTGGGTCCATGTGACATCGGATGCGGTGTCCGAGACCACGAACTGCTTGACTGGTGGTGTTCCAATGGAAATCTCCATGAGGTACGTCGAATAAGTCGGCATAATTCTCGCATATGTGCCATTAGGTTTCTTTGCTTTGTTATTGGAAAGTTCTAAGATATGATTGAAATGAGACAAGCGGGA from Impatiens glandulifera chromosome 5, dImpGla2.1, whole genome shotgun sequence includes:
- the LOC124939201 gene encoding aspartic proteinase CDR1-like, with product MADVIRGSESRLSHFNHILELSNNKAKKPNGTYARIMPTYSTYLMEISIGTPPVKQFVVSDTASDVTWTQCLPCVNCHEQEQIMFNSKKSSSYKASSSGELALETYKLGRTSFPNMVYGCGNYKNSMSIEKVSSGVFGLGSGPLSFIGQLRESLGRKFSYCLVSHSKRNVRRKFTLRNLGSKLNFGTRAIVSGRGVVSTPLVTKPSSPLYYLTLEAISVNNKRIPFTRLNRSMEEGGVDIIEEGNIIIDSGTPITSLPTNIYQTLKDELKRSIHAE